Genomic segment of Paenibacillus sp. FSL R5-0912:
GGAGCTGAACAGGCTGGCAATGAAATACAGCGACGTGCTGGATATTTACGGCATCAATGTTACCAGCCAGGATTATAAACCCAACGCAGAACGGTTCGTCAAAAAGTACATGCTGGCTTTTCCGGTGATGTATGATCTGAAAGGCCAGATTTTCGATAAATATAATGGAGCCGTATTCCCGACTAATGTACTAATTGACAAGAATGGTGTCATTAGCGAGATCATTCTGGGTGTCCTGACCGCTGAGGAATTGGAGCAGAAGATTATCGCCTTAACCGGCTCCTAACGAGGCCGGCAGCAAGGTGCTGCAAAGCCCCCCGGTGCGGATGTACTTCCGCACCGGAGGGCTTTTGCTTTTGAACAACCTATGGATAAAGGCAGTTAGTGATTGACTAAGCCTCTCGGTTCACTGCTGGCCTGGGTGTCCTGATCCAGCGAAATCTGTCCGAGCAGGGCATAGCGCATAGAATCGACCAGTGCCTCCCAGCTCGCTTCAATCACGTTGCTGGATACGCCTACTGTGCTCCAGGTGTCTCCGTAGTCTTTGGATTCAATGAGTACGCGAACCTTCGCTGCGGTCTGGTCCTGCTCGTCAAGCACCCGGACCTTATAGTCGGAGAGGTGCATATCCTTAAGCTGCGGGAAATACGTCTGCAGCGCCTTGCGCAGCGCGTTATCCAGTGCATTGACCGGACCATTGCCTTCTGCCGCAGTGTACAGGCTCTCGCCGCCGACCTTCAGTTTGACGAAGGCTTCAGAGACGACGGGGCGGCCGGCAGTTTTCTCTACCAGCATCTTGAACGACTCAAAGGTGAACAGCTCGTTCATCTCTCCGGTAGCTTCCCGGAGCAGCAGTTCAAGCGAGGCATCCGCCCCTTCGAACTGATATCCCTGATGCTCCAGGTCCTTGATCTTATCAATAACCTTGCGGGCCTGTTCGCTGCTTGGATCGAGACTGAGCCCCATCTCCTGGGCTTTGGACAGCACATTGCTCTGTCCTGCGAGTTCAGAGACAAGCACACGCTGTTTGTTGCCGACCAGCTCGGGAGCGATATGCTCATAGGTGCGCGAATCGCGCAGAATGGCCGAGACATGAATGCCGCCCTTATGGGCAAAAGCCGCGGTTCCGACATAAGGCTGGTTTACCGGCATGTTCACGTTGGCGACTTCGCTGATGAACCGGGCGGTGTTGGTTAATTGGGGTAACGAATCTCCCGGGATACAGTGATACCCCATCTTCAGCTGCAGGGTTGGAATGATGGAGCACAGATTGGCGTTGCCGCAGCGCTCGCCGTAGCCGTTGATGGTTCCCTGTACCTGACGTACACCCGCACCGATTGCGCTTAAAGTGTTAGCTACCGCAAGCTCGCAATCGTTGTGTGTATGAATGCCCAGAGCAGCACCCGGAAGCTGGATGCCCATGCCGGAGACAATCTCCTGAATTTCATGCGGCAGGGTTCCGCCGTTAGTATCGCACATTACAAGCCAGTCGGCTCCGGCTTCGCGGGCACAGGCGAGTACGGCAGCAGCATATTCGGGGTTGTTCTTATACCCGTCGAAGAAATGCTCCGCATCGAAAATGACCTCCAGACCCTGGCGTTTCAGGTAGGAGATGGAGTCGCCGATCATGGCCAGGTTCTCTTCAAGGGTAGTCTGCAGCGCAGTATGAACGTGGAAGTCCCAGGACTTCCCGACCAGGGTCGCTGCCGGAACGCCGGCATCAATCATTCTTTGCAGCCCGTCGTCGTGCTCCGCTACCGAATTCTTGCGCCGGGTACTGCCGAATGCTGTGATTTTGGCATTCAGATGGAGCTCCTGGACTCTTTTGAAAAATTCGATGTCTTTGTTGTTGCTTCCAGGATTGCCGCCTTCAATATAATGGACACCCAGATCGTCGAGTTTCCTGGCAATCTTCAGCTTGTCATCCGCCGACAGACTGATCCCTTCGCCTTGAGTGCCGTCGCGCAGGGTAGTATCGAAGATGGAGATAGACTTAGACATGAGTGTCCTCCTAAAAGTGTTGTTTAGCATAACTTCCTTGAAACCGCTTCGTGCAAAACTGGCCTCGGAAGCATTAGCTTAAGTTGTAGTTGTAGTTAGCATACACATATATGAAATTAATTTTTATATTATAGCATTTTTACGCGGGAAAGTAACAAAGAACTTTTCATTTAATCGTCACAAGAGGCTCTTCTGCAAGTTGACCTCCCGCAAGGTGAAGAGGTATGCTGGAAATAACAATGGAACCCTGAAGATAAGAAGGTAGATACCATGCAGAATGTGGATCAATATTATCCGGCAAGCGGCAGGGTTATTCTCCATGTGGATATGAATGCCTTTTACTGCTCGGTGCATGAGGCGGAGGATCCGGAGCAATATAAAGGTAAAGCGACGGCCGTTGCCGGCAGCGTGGAGTCCAGACGGGGAATCATCGTCACTTGCTCGTACGCCGCACGCAGACTTGGCATCTCAACGGGGATGCAGGTTCAGAAGGCGCTGCGTATCTGTCCATCCTTAATCCTTATTAAGCCGGACTTTCATTTATACCGCAAGTACTCGAATGCATTTATGCAAATTGCTTACAGCTATACTCCGCTGCTTGAAGCGGTATCGATAGACGAATGTTATCTGGATATTACCGGTTCGCGCCAATTCGGGACCCCTCCGCAGATTGCCGAGACGCTGCAGCGGCGTATTATGGAAGAGCTGGGTCTACCCTGCTCCATCGGGATTGCCCCCAATAAGCTGCTGGCGAAGATTGCCTCTGATCTCAAAAAGCCGAATGGCATATCCGTGCTGCGGCTGCGCGATGTGCCGTCCATTCTATGGAACAAACCCTGCAACGAGATGTTCGGAATCGGCAGCAAGACGGCCGAGAAGCTGAAGAAGCTGGGTATTTACAGCATTGGACAGCTGGCGGCGGCGGATGAGGCGATGCTGGTCGGACATTTTGGCGTGATGGGCTCGTGGCTGAAGCGGGCCGGCAACGGGATCGATCACGGGGTAGTGAACCCTGAGCGGGAGCAGAGCAAGTCCATCGGGCATACGACTACGCTGCCGCGGGATGTAGTGGGGCTTGCGGAGGCGCGTCCAATCCTGCTGAATCTCAGCGATCAGGTGGCTCGGCGGCTGCGGAAGCAGGGTCTGGTCGCTGCGGGAGTGCAGCTTACGATCCGTACACCGGATATGAAGACGATTACCCGTTCGCGCCAGCTGGAGGCACCTACAGAGAGCGCTGAAGATATCTATAAGGCTGCCCTGGACCAGTTCGCGCGCCACTGGAAGGGCGATAAGCCGGTGAGGCTGCTGGGTGTGACCCTTCAGGGGCTGACGCTCAAGGAGGATTCCGCGATTCAGCTTGACTTGTTCGATTACGAACGGCAGCCGAAGAAGGAATCGCTGAATAAGGCGATGGATATGCTGCGCAACAAGTTCGGCGAGAATGCGGTGCTGACGGCAGGCATGCTCACTGACAGCCACTCTGCGCGGCTGCGCAATCACAAGGAGCGGGGAACCTCACTGCAGAAGGACAATCTTAGCGGCGCGGACCGGGATACCGACTGAGATATCGGCCCGGAATTGCAGCCTGGATGTGGCCGTTTAATAGGGCAATACTGTAAACACATTGAAAATTCATTGAAATTGTATCCTATTTATATTAATATGAGAAAAATAACAGACTGCTACTGCAGGCTGTATTGTTTAAGCGGGAGGCAGAGATAAAATGGCTAAGTACACTTGGGTCGAAAAAGATACATGCATCGCTTGTGGTGCTTGTGGCGCGACGGCCCCTGATATTTTTGATTACGATGACGAAGGTTTGGCAGAAGTGATCTACGAGAATGACGGTAACCACGGGAATGTAGTGATTCCGGACGACTTGTTCGATGACCTGCAGGATTCAGCGGATGGATGCCCTACAGACTCCATCAAGATCGCGGATGCGCCGTTCAACAAAGAAGGCTAAGTCCGGACTTCCATTCATCAGTACCTAATGTAAGGATCGGATATAGGGTGAACCTTATATTTGATCCTTACATTAACATAAAGGCATCTCCTGACCGTGATAAATGCGGCTTGAGATGTCTTTTTTTAATGTCCTGACCGATATAAAATATAAAGAAACTAAGATTGAATCATAGATCCCGGAGGCCAATGTGAAAAATTCGCAGCATCTTAAAGCATATGTGCAGATGCATCCTGATAACAAGATGGCATGGTACTTGCTCGGTAAGGAATACTATAAGAACGGTCAGCAGGGAAAAGCCAATTACTGCTTCAACCAGGCCGGCGAAGTGTATGAAGCTTTTGAGCACAGCAAGGTGCCGGCGGATATGCTGAAGCAATATGAGGATGGGCTGCTGCAATCCGCCCGGGAGCGCCAGGCAGGCAGACTGCGGAAACGCCGTGTGCTGCTGGCCTTCATGCTGCTGCTGCTGTTGCTGATCCCGGCTGGAGTGGCACCGGGGGTAAGCCAGGAAAGCTCTGAAGCACCGGACGGGGAGAATGCGGCTGTTGCCCTGGCTGAGCTGCCGGCAATAGATGATGAAGAGACTCCGGAAGTTCAGCCAAGCCTGTCCTTCACCGCTGTCGGGGCAGACGCCGTCTCCCGCGGACAGGGACTGGCGGGTATCCTGCTGAAGGCACAAACGCCTTCCGCCACGGCGATGCTAAGCATGGAGCAGGCGGGCAAGTGGCTGGTGTGGAAGAAGAAGCTTCCGCTGGCGGCTACGCTTGCCAAGAGTGGGGACGGACGCGTAGTGTACCAGTCCTATAATCCGGTTGTCTGTGACTGCCAGCCGCCTGATCCGGCGGAAATCAAGAAGCAGGCGGGGCTGTGGCAGGAGAAGCAGGAGGAGCTTGCTGTGCTCTGGAGTGCCATGCGGGCCTATAAGACGACCGAGGGGGCCCTTCCAGGTTCACTGCAGGAGCTGGTGAAGCCTTTTCCGGCCAATTGGCTGGGCGGCACGACACCGCTGATGAAGGAACAGTTCGGTCCGCTCCGCGGGGCAGCAGCGGGACTTACTGCAGCGCCAAGCCCTTCTCCGCAGCCTACCGTAACACCGGCCGCCGGTTCACCGGGGCAAGGTCAGACAAGCGGGGGCAGTCCTGAGGCGGGCAGCGGAACCGGCGGGGCAGGAACCCCCTTTTTTACAGAACCGCTCATGATTATTGTTGATAAACAAAAACACCGTCTGGCAGTAACCAGCGGCAATATTATACTGCGGAACTATGCAGTCGGATTAGGCGGGAAGAAGACGCCTGAGGGTAGCTTTGTGATCCGGGATAAAGTGGTCAACCCCAATGGACATGATAACGGTGAATTCGGCAGCCGGGGCATGCAGCTCTCGGACAGTAATTATGCAATACACGGTACGAATGAACCGGAAAGCATCGGGAAGGATGAATCACTGGGCTGTATCCGGATGAGCCGGAAGGATGTGGAGGAGCTGTTCGCGATGGTGCCGATGGGCACGAAAGTGCAGATTAGTAAAGGGGTCCTGCCTGAGGAGCTAGTCGCGCCGGAGGACCGGTTCCCTTCGGATGCGCCCCCAAATCAGACCAACCCCCATAAGGTCTACCATTGGTTGAATTAGTTCCCTGCTACGATAAACAAAACGACAATGAGAAGGACCAGCAGTACCAGACTTGCACTGATCCATAGGATTGCCTTGCGGTTAACTTCTTCTTTCTTCTGCTGCAGTGTAGGAGGTTTGCGTTTAGTTGACATATTGTCATCCTTCTTTCTCTCTTTATCTGTGATTACCCTTACATTGTAATGCGTTTACAAGAAAATTACTATACTTTGAGGGACAGGTTGGAACAATCGCTGCGGCAAAAAACTTTTCTTTTCACCCGGAAACGGATAAAATTAAGAAGAAACCTATAGATACGGGAGTCGCCCTGCGATTTGTGGTTCCCTTGAAGGAGCGAGAACGGTGCTGTATCGACATTTTGGTAAACCAATTTTCTTTAAAATGGACCCGGAGAAGGCGCACCATCTCGTCATAGGCGGACTAAATAAAGCGAATTTAGTTCCCGGCGGGAGTGCGGCGATGCGCCTCATGTATGGTGTTCCTGAGACTGCTGATCTGGCAGTGGATCTGTTTGGCGTGCATTTCCCGACACCGGTAGGCTTAGCTGCAGGACTGGATAAGAATGCTGAAGCGGTAGGAGGCTTCTCTTCAATCGGCTTCGGATTTATGGAAGTAGGCACTGTGACGCCGCTGGGCCAGCCGGGCAATGACAGCCCGCGGTTATTCCGTCTATTGCCCGACAAGGCGCTGATTAACCGGATGGGCTTCAACAATGAAGGCGCAGCGGCCATGGCTGAGCGTCTGAAGGGGATGAAGAAGCGCAGGATTCCGGTTGCGGTCAATATCGGGCGCAACAAGTCCACCCCGAATGAATTGGCGCATGAGGATTACCGCCAGTGTATCCGTACGCTATATCCGTACGGTGATTTTTTTGTGGTCAATATCAGCTCGCCAAATACGCCGGATCTCCGGAGTCTACAGCATGGCAGTGAGCTCTCGAACCTGCTGAGCCAGGTGAAGGAGGAAATGGAGCTGCAGCGGGTGAAGACTGGAGAAGCCAAAGGGCTGCTGGTGAAGATCGCTCCTGATGTCAGCGACGGCGAGCTGGAATATATGGTACATACAATCACAGAGGCTGGAATGGACGGCGTGATTGCCACCAATACAACACTTGTCCGTGAAGGTCTGAAGAGTGACAAAGCCGGTGAAACGGGAGGACTCAGCGGCCAGCCGCTGCGCGACCGCTCCACAGAGATTATCCGCAGAATCTACAGCCAGACCGGCGGCAAGCTGCCGATTATCGGCTCGGGCGGGATTTTTACAGCCCAGGATGCTTATGACAAAATCCGGGCAGGCGCAAGCCTGGTCGAAATTTATACAGCACTCATCTATGAAGGGCCGGAGGTTAACCGCAAAGTGCATGCCGGATTACGGCAGCTGCTGCGGCGGGACGGTTTCCGGGGGCTCCTAGAAGCGGTGGGCGCTGATCATCACTGAAGGATGAATGGACAGGAGGACAAGGCGATGGACGTCAGGGACTGGGGAACTTTTCTACTTCCATATGAACAGACTGTGGAGGAATTGAAGGTTAAATTTAAGACAATGCGTTCGGAACTCAAGAAAAGAGAAGAATATACACCGATTGAGTTCGTAACCGGACGTGTAAAACGGCTGTCGAGCATACTTGAAAAGGCTAAGCGGTTGAACGTGAAAATGGAGGATCTGGAAACGGGCATAGAGGATATCGCCGGCATTCGCATTATGTGCCAATTCGTCGAGGATATCCGCAGAGTGGCGGAGTACATCCGCGCCCGCAAGGACCTTGAAGTGTTATATGAGAAGGATTACATCACTAATTACAAGGAGAGCGGATACCGCAGCTTCCATATGATTATCAGATACCCGGTACAGACTGCGCTCGGGCAAAAGATTGTACTGGCCGAAATTCAGATCCGCACGCTGGCGATGAACTTCTGGGCGACCATTGAGCATTCGCTGAATTATAAATACCGGGAGAGCCTGCCGGATGAAATGCGCGTCCGCCTGAAGACTGCAGCGGAAGCGGCGTCGATCCTGGACAGTGAGATGTCCAGTATCCGTGAGGAGATTCTGGAAGCCCAGAAGACCTTCGAGGAGAACTCGAATACGACGACCCAGCTGCTCAAAGCCATCCATCAGCTGTATTTCTATCACCTCGTGAACGAAGCGATTGAGTGCCAAGAGAGGTTCAATGCCATCTGGCAGGTGCAGGATATGGATGCTATGCGTGAGCTGCTGGATCATGTACGGGAGCTGCTCTCGAATGCCAAGAAGGGCAGCCAGCCGGATGGCCTATGAGCCGCTGTACCTGGAGTATCTGATCTATTTCAACCGGGACAGGGATTACTTCGAATGTCATGAGGTACTTGAGGAGCTATGGCTGGAACAGCAGCGCGACCCGCTCTACAAAGCATTGTTGCAGGTAGCGGTCGGACTGTATCATTTCCGTAACGCCAATGTGCGCGGCGGACGGATCATGCTGAGGCAGTCCTATGAAGTACTGCGTGGATATCCGGCGGTAACCCTCGGGATTGATCTGGCGAAGCTGGTTCAGGAAGTGGGAGATTATGCCGCCCGGCTTGAAGCTTATGTAGAGCAGCCGTTTCCCTATTATGATCTGACGATCTGTATTATTGACCCTGTGCTGGAAGAAGCGGCGCGAATGACTGCGCAGTCTCTTGAGCCGCAGGTTCCCCAGCGCCGCGGGCCGCAGCGGCCGGATAGACCCAGGCATAGAGCGGATTGAATATAGCAAAGCATAGAGCAGATTGAATATAGCAAGGCAACATTAGGAGCACCCGCAGGGGTGTTCCTTGATTATTTGAGCAGGAGGACGGCATCATGGCGGCACAACTGCCCGGGCTTTTCATGGAGCGCATGAAAGAATTGCTGGGAACTGAGTACGATCAATTTGTGGATACATATAAGCAGTCTCCCTACGGAGGAATCCGCGTAAATACGCTGAAAATTACTGTGGACGAGCTGCGCGGACGATCCCCTTTCGGGCTAGAGCCTATTCCCTGGTGCCCTACCGGTTTCTATACCGGAGAGGGAGCCAGACCCGGCAAACACCCGTATTATCATGCCGGGTTATATTATATCCAGGAGCCCAGTGCCATGGCGCCCGTCGAATTGCTTGGCGTTCAGCCGGGTGACCGGGTACTGGATCTGTGTGCTGCGCCCGGCGGCAAATCCACGCAGATTGCCGCCAAGCTACAAGGCGAAGGTCTGCTGATTACCAACGACCTTCATCCGGAACGGACGAAGGCACTTGCCAAGAATCTGGAGCTGTATGGAGTGCGTAACGGAATTGTACTGAATGAGAGCCCGGAGCGGATTGCAGCCGCATTCCCCGGGTTCTTTGACCGGATACTGATTGACGCGCCTTGCTCCGGTGAAGGCATGTTCCGCAAGGACGAGGATATGGTCAAGCAGTGGGAACCGGAAACTCCGGCCAAATATGCCGGTATGCAGCGGGATATCCTTGCGGCGGCAGCGGCAGCGCTGAAGCCGGGCGGAACGGTCGTGTACTCGACATGTACCTTCGCCTTGGAGGAGAATGAAGAGATGATTGATGACTTCTTATCCGGTCATCCGCAGTTCTCGCTGGTACCGGTGGGCGGCAGCGGTTCTTTTGCTGCCGGATTAGGTCCATTGCCGGGTGCCGCGCGGCTGTGGCCGCATAAGGTCATGGGCGAAGGACACTTCATGGCTGTTCTGCGGCATGACGGAAGTCCTGATATAGCCGGAGAGGCAGGTATAGAGGCAAGAGCAGACCTCATAGAAGCAAGGGCGGACTTCAAAGAGGCGACCGTATCCGTATCTCCGCGTAACCGGGATAACAGGTCTGCTTCCCCTGTCAAAGCTTCGGCAGGTAAAGCTGAGAACGGGCGCGGAGGTAAGGGCGGACGGGGGCCTGGCAAAACTGGAGCTGCTGCCGGACGGCAGCTTCAGGGAACCGGGGAAGAAGCATCGCTTGCGGTATATGCTGATTTTATTCAGGAGCTGCTTGGGACGATGCCCGCCGGATATCCGGTATGGTTCGGAGATCACTTGTATCTCTCGCCGTTGCCGCGTAAAGCGCTGGACGGACTGAAGACGATCCGACCGGGCTGGTATGTCGGACATATGAAGAGCGGCCGATTTATTCCCGGGCATCCGCTGGCAACAGCCTTGCATCCTGCGGAGAGCAGCCGAAGTGTGTCGCTGTCCAGTGCAAGCGGTGAAGCTGTCTCCTACCTGAAGGGAGAGACCTTGTCGATTCCGCAGGAACGTCTGTCCATTAAGGCCGGTCATGCCTCCAAAGGTTACACGCTCGTCTGTATTGACGGCTTCAGCGCAGGCTGGGGCAAATGGCAGGACGGTATGCTGAAGAACGAATATCCCGCAGGCTGGAGGTGGACATAGATTATGAGTGGAGCAGGAAATACGAATAAGAAGCAGCGGATCGATAAAATATTGTCCCATATGGGTATTGGCTCACGCAGCGATATCCGCAAGCAGGCGAAGCAGGGGATGATTACGGTGAATGGCGCTGTCGTCAAAGACAGCGGATTTCATGTAGACCCCGGGCAGGACATGATCGAGGTTGGCGGTGAGCCGGTTCTTTACCGTGAATACATCTATCTGATGATGAATAAACCGCCAGGCGTCCTGTCCGCGACTGAGGACAAACGTGACCGTACCGTTCTGGATCTGCTTAAAGCTGAGCATGCGCTGTTCGAGCCGTTCCCGGTGGGACGGCTGGATAAGGATACTGTGGGCCTCTTGCTGCTTACGAACGACGGCAAGCTGGCTCATGAGCTGCTGTCCCCGCGTAAGCATGTACCCAAAACCTACGAAGCTACGGTCGAAGGTGAGGTCGATGCGGCGGATGTGGCCGCTTTTGCAGCCGGGGTGGAGCTGGAGGATGGGTATGTGACGCTGCCAGCAAGCCTAAGGATTCTGAGCAGAGAAAGAGGCAGCAAGGTGCTGTCGTATATCTCGCTCACGATCACGGAGGGCAAATTCCATCAGGTGAAGCGGATGTTCGTGGCGGTCGGGAAGAAGGTCGTTTTCCTGAAGCGCGTATCGATGGGTGAGCTGAAGCTGGATGAGAGCCTGCCGCTCGGCGCCTGCCGGGAACTGACTGCTGAAGACCTGGAGCTTCTGCGCCGGGGCGGAGCGGAGGAATAAGCTAGCGGATATAAGTGATGGAGCAGCATATCCAGCAAATGAAGAGCAGACCTGGCAGATTGCCAGATCCTAAAGGGTGCAAGGCTAATACAACTTCGGCGGACCGCCGGGGCTTGCATGTAATAAAGGTGAAACGACTGTACGCCGGACCGTAGCGGATGTTAGCTAGCTAGTACAACTTCAGAACTGAAAAAGCGAGTGTATTCAACAATGCTGCTTTTGATATGCTTCGTCCAAATGGAAATTCAGTGATAGTTGTATAATGTACAATTAAAAACAGCGAAAAGGGATGCTTACGTCTTATAACTGTATTCTGTACAACTAAATCTGCCCAAATGGGTGACAACCAAGGTACAATGGCCCTTTAATTGTACGAAATAGTGGAGGTGCGTGCTAGCGTTAAGGTCTGTTAGCACGAAAATACATTCTTGTTGGAGAAATACAGGCGTTGCCTTGTAAGGACAGGAACAGTCACGTGGAATGAGTACAGGAGTTTTAAACTTACGTATGGCTCACTTACAGTACCTCCGAGACTCACGCACTATTCAGCCGATTTTGGGCAGCTGTGCGGGTGAAGGATTTACACAACCTTTGATATAAACGGAATCTTAGTTGATGGGGGTTAGGTAAGCTTTTGAGACAGAGTGAGGTATATTATACAGAGAAATAAGGATGGTGGAGTATGAAATACAAGCTGATAGCACTTGATGTGGATGGAACGCTGCTGAACGATGATCATCACTTAAGTGACGAGAATAAAGCGGCCATTGCCGAGGTTACCCGCCAGGGCGGCCAGATCGTATTGTGTACAGGGCGCAGCCCGCAGAATTCGATTCCGTTC
This window contains:
- a CDS encoding quinone-dependent dihydroorotate dehydrogenase, with the translated sequence MLYRHFGKPIFFKMDPEKAHHLVIGGLNKANLVPGGSAAMRLMYGVPETADLAVDLFGVHFPTPVGLAAGLDKNAEAVGGFSSIGFGFMEVGTVTPLGQPGNDSPRLFRLLPDKALINRMGFNNEGAAAMAERLKGMKKRRIPVAVNIGRNKSTPNELAHEDYRQCIRTLYPYGDFFVVNISSPNTPDLRSLQHGSELSNLLSQVKEEMELQRVKTGEAKGLLVKIAPDVSDGELEYMVHTITEAGMDGVIATNTTLVREGLKSDKAGETGGLSGQPLRDRSTEIIRRIYSQTGGKLPIIGSGGIFTAQDAYDKIRAGASLVEIYTALIYEGPEVNRKVHAGLRQLLRRDGFRGLLEAVGADHH
- a CDS encoding DUF309 domain-containing protein, translating into MPRRAASRMAYEPLYLEYLIYFNRDRDYFECHEVLEELWLEQQRDPLYKALLQVAVGLYHFRNANVRGGRIMLRQSYEVLRGYPAVTLGIDLAKLVQEVGDYAARLEAYVEQPFPYYDLTICIIDPVLEEAARMTAQSLEPQVPQRRGPQRPDRPRHRAD
- the cimA gene encoding citramalate synthase, encoding MSKSISIFDTTLRDGTQGEGISLSADDKLKIARKLDDLGVHYIEGGNPGSNNKDIEFFKRVQELHLNAKITAFGSTRRKNSVAEHDDGLQRMIDAGVPAATLVGKSWDFHVHTALQTTLEENLAMIGDSISYLKRQGLEVIFDAEHFFDGYKNNPEYAAAVLACAREAGADWLVMCDTNGGTLPHEIQEIVSGMGIQLPGAALGIHTHNDCELAVANTLSAIGAGVRQVQGTINGYGERCGNANLCSIIPTLQLKMGYHCIPGDSLPQLTNTARFISEVANVNMPVNQPYVGTAAFAHKGGIHVSAILRDSRTYEHIAPELVGNKQRVLVSELAGQSNVLSKAQEMGLSLDPSSEQARKVIDKIKDLEHQGYQFEGADASLELLLREATGEMNELFTFESFKMLVEKTAGRPVVSEAFVKLKVGGESLYTAAEGNGPVNALDNALRKALQTYFPQLKDMHLSDYKVRVLDEQDQTAAKVRVLIESKDYGDTWSTVGVSSNVIEASWEALVDSMRYALLGQISLDQDTQASSEPRGLVNH
- a CDS encoding pseudouridine synthase; protein product: MSGAGNTNKKQRIDKILSHMGIGSRSDIRKQAKQGMITVNGAVVKDSGFHVDPGQDMIEVGGEPVLYREYIYLMMNKPPGVLSATEDKRDRTVLDLLKAEHALFEPFPVGRLDKDTVGLLLLTNDGKLAHELLSPRKHVPKTYEATVEGEVDAADVAAFAAGVELEDGYVTLPASLRILSRERGSKVLSYISLTITEGKFHQVKRMFVAVGKKVVFLKRVSMGELKLDESLPLGACRELTAEDLELLRRGGAEE
- a CDS encoding ferredoxin, yielding MAKYTWVEKDTCIACGACGATAPDIFDYDDEGLAEVIYENDGNHGNVVIPDDLFDDLQDSADGCPTDSIKIADAPFNKEG
- a CDS encoding TlpA family protein disulfide reductase; this encodes MKAVHKRNLTVLALIVFLAVLAIEHRSKAEPKAVAVLQQQAEPETGASAGLRAPSFMLQEGDKRYEVGGAREKAVMLNFWASWCDPCQQEAPELNRLAMKYSDVLDIYGINVTSQDYKPNAERFVKKYMLAFPVMYDLKGQIFDKYNGAVFPTNVLIDKNGVISEIILGVLTAEELEQKIIALTGS
- a CDS encoding L,D-transpeptidase, producing the protein MKNSQHLKAYVQMHPDNKMAWYLLGKEYYKNGQQGKANYCFNQAGEVYEAFEHSKVPADMLKQYEDGLLQSARERQAGRLRKRRVLLAFMLLLLLLIPAGVAPGVSQESSEAPDGENAAVALAELPAIDDEETPEVQPSLSFTAVGADAVSRGQGLAGILLKAQTPSATAMLSMEQAGKWLVWKKKLPLAATLAKSGDGRVVYQSYNPVVCDCQPPDPAEIKKQAGLWQEKQEELAVLWSAMRAYKTTEGALPGSLQELVKPFPANWLGGTTPLMKEQFGPLRGAAAGLTAAPSPSPQPTVTPAAGSPGQGQTSGGSPEAGSGTGGAGTPFFTEPLMIIVDKQKHRLAVTSGNIILRNYAVGLGGKKTPEGSFVIRDKVVNPNGHDNGEFGSRGMQLSDSNYAIHGTNEPESIGKDESLGCIRMSRKDVEELFAMVPMGTKVQISKGVLPEELVAPEDRFPSDAPPNQTNPHKVYHWLN
- a CDS encoding GTP pyrophosphokinase, producing MDVRDWGTFLLPYEQTVEELKVKFKTMRSELKKREEYTPIEFVTGRVKRLSSILEKAKRLNVKMEDLETGIEDIAGIRIMCQFVEDIRRVAEYIRARKDLEVLYEKDYITNYKESGYRSFHMIIRYPVQTALGQKIVLAEIQIRTLAMNFWATIEHSLNYKYRESLPDEMRVRLKTAAEAASILDSEMSSIREEILEAQKTFEENSNTTTQLLKAIHQLYFYHLVNEAIECQERFNAIWQVQDMDAMRELLDHVRELLSNAKKGSQPDGL
- a CDS encoding DNA polymerase IV, producing the protein MQNVDQYYPASGRVILHVDMNAFYCSVHEAEDPEQYKGKATAVAGSVESRRGIIVTCSYAARRLGISTGMQVQKALRICPSLILIKPDFHLYRKYSNAFMQIAYSYTPLLEAVSIDECYLDITGSRQFGTPPQIAETLQRRIMEELGLPCSIGIAPNKLLAKIASDLKKPNGISVLRLRDVPSILWNKPCNEMFGIGSKTAEKLKKLGIYSIGQLAAADEAMLVGHFGVMGSWLKRAGNGIDHGVVNPEREQSKSIGHTTTLPRDVVGLAEARPILLNLSDQVARRLRKQGLVAAGVQLTIRTPDMKTITRSRQLEAPTESAEDIYKAALDQFARHWKGDKPVRLLGVTLQGLTLKEDSAIQLDLFDYERQPKKESLNKAMDMLRNKFGENAVLTAGMLTDSHSARLRNHKERGTSLQKDNLSGADRDTD
- a CDS encoding RsmB/NOP family class I SAM-dependent RNA methyltransferase, which gives rise to MAAQLPGLFMERMKELLGTEYDQFVDTYKQSPYGGIRVNTLKITVDELRGRSPFGLEPIPWCPTGFYTGEGARPGKHPYYHAGLYYIQEPSAMAPVELLGVQPGDRVLDLCAAPGGKSTQIAAKLQGEGLLITNDLHPERTKALAKNLELYGVRNGIVLNESPERIAAAFPGFFDRILIDAPCSGEGMFRKDEDMVKQWEPETPAKYAGMQRDILAAAAAALKPGGTVVYSTCTFALEENEEMIDDFLSGHPQFSLVPVGGSGSFAAGLGPLPGAARLWPHKVMGEGHFMAVLRHDGSPDIAGEAGIEARADLIEARADFKEATVSVSPRNRDNRSASPVKASAGKAENGRGGKGGRGPGKTGAAAGRQLQGTGEEASLAVYADFIQELLGTMPAGYPVWFGDHLYLSPLPRKALDGLKTIRPGWYVGHMKSGRFIPGHPLATALHPAESSRSVSLSSASGEAVSYLKGETLSIPQERLSIKAGHASKGYTLVCIDGFSAGWGKWQDGMLKNEYPAGWRWT